One genomic segment of Strix aluco isolate bStrAlu1 chromosome 14, bStrAlu1.hap1, whole genome shotgun sequence includes these proteins:
- the PABPN1L gene encoding embryonic polyadenylate-binding protein 2 produces the protein MKQRPFSSPHACKIQALAANLPAAPTANRFGSACSPLCWNPLFLDTSGIWWQDPPSLAAGEASWAVSEAAALRGAAGDDSDLSCLERDSTEELVVPDPELEAIKARVREMEREDERLKELQLEAESHLIMSSKAGLFPKTTEEKMEVDQRSIYVGNVDYGGTAEELESHFNSCGQINRVTILCDKFSGHPKGYAYIEFKEKSSVKAAVELDESVFRGRVVKVLPKRTNMPGISTTDRGGYRGRFRARGGLAQRGGYYGGQHPRVRGRTYR, from the exons ATGAAGCAGAGACCCTTCAGCAGCCCCCACGCATGCAAAATCCAGGCTCTTGCTGCAAAcctgcctgcagcacccacagcaaACCGCTTCGGCAGCGCCTGCTCACCCCTCTGCTGGAA TCCTCTGTTCCTGGACACTTCGGGGATCTGGTGGCAGGACCCGCCGTCCTTGGCAGCAGGAGAGGCGTCCTGGGCTGTGAGCGAGGCGGCGGCTCTGCGGGGAGCTGCGGGTGACGACTCGGACCTGAGCTGCCTGGAGAGGGACAGCACGGAGGAGCTGGTTGTGCCCGACCCA GAGCTGGAGGCCATCAAAGCCAGAGTGcgggagatggagagggaggaTGAGAGGCTGAAGGAGTTGCAGCTGGAAGCTGAGAGTCACCTCATCATGAGCTCGAAGGCAG GTCTCTTCCCAAAGACAACCGAGGAGAAGATGGAGGTTGACCAGCGATCCATCTACGTGGGCAAC GTGGATTACGGGGGCACGGCAGAAGAGCTGGAGTCTCACTTCAACAGCTGTGGGCAGATCAACCGAGTGACCATCCTCTGCGACAAGTTCTCGGGGCATCCCAAAGG GTACGCCTACATCGAGTTCAAGGAGAAGAGCTCAGTGAAGGCTGCAGTGGAGCTGGACGAGAGCGTGTTCAGAGGCCGGGTCGTGAAG GTGCTGCCCAAGAGGACCAACATGCCGGGCATCAGCACCACCGACCGCGGGGGCTACCGGGGCCGTTTCCGAGCCCGGGGTGGGCTGGCCCAGCGCGGGGGCTACTATGGAGGGCAGCACCCAAGGGTGCGAGGGAGGACGTACaggtga